A stretch of the Archangium violaceum genome encodes the following:
- a CDS encoding ABC transporter ATP-binding protein, translating into MNEGLKVTQLSAGYGKRRVLSELSLPVIAPGSMVAVLGPNAVGKSTLLQTLAGLHKATGNVLLDGVELMTQSPGQRVRLVGYLPQTLPQPTSLVAYEAMLSAVRAVRPDLPTRRAESLVSETFDALDLSALALRRLAEMSGGQRQMVGLAQVLVRKPRLLLLDEPTSALDLRWQLGVIKTVRTIATRDRAICLMAVHDINLAMRFCDVVIVLGRAGLLAAGPPAEVMTADILREAYGVEGRVERCSKDMPVVLIDHAVETR; encoded by the coding sequence GTGAACGAGGGATTGAAGGTCACCCAGCTCTCCGCCGGCTACGGCAAGCGCCGGGTGCTGTCGGAGCTCAGCCTGCCGGTCATCGCGCCGGGCTCGATGGTCGCCGTGCTCGGCCCGAACGCGGTCGGGAAGTCGACGCTGCTCCAGACCCTCGCCGGACTGCACAAGGCGACGGGGAACGTCCTGCTCGACGGCGTGGAGCTGATGACGCAGAGCCCTGGCCAGCGGGTCCGTCTGGTGGGCTATCTGCCGCAGACCCTGCCGCAGCCGACGTCCCTGGTCGCCTACGAAGCCATGCTGAGCGCGGTGCGAGCGGTGCGCCCCGACCTTCCCACCCGGCGCGCCGAGTCCCTGGTATCGGAAACCTTCGACGCGTTGGACCTCTCCGCCCTGGCGTTGAGACGGCTGGCGGAGATGTCGGGTGGGCAGCGGCAGATGGTCGGATTGGCGCAGGTCCTCGTGCGCAAGCCGCGATTGCTCCTGCTCGATGAGCCGACCAGCGCGCTCGATCTGCGGTGGCAGTTGGGCGTCATCAAGACGGTGCGCACCATCGCCACCCGCGACAGGGCGATCTGCCTGATGGCGGTGCATGACATCAACCTGGCCATGCGCTTCTGTGACGTCGTCATCGTCCTGGGCAGGGCGGGCCTGCTGGCGGCGGGCCCTCCGGCCGAAGTCATGACGGCCGACATCCTTCGCGAGGCGTATGGTGTCGAAGGGCGCGTGGAACGCTGTTCGAAGGATATGCCGGTGGTGCTGATCGATCACGCTGTGGAAACGCGTTGA
- a CDS encoding FecCD family ABC transporter permease, giving the protein MIAAASGDSLAAGYRRYLLARLLVIAGFAAALVLSFLFDVATGPSTFPVGDIVTGLLEPSALDAGKQVILWDVRLPYAVMAVLVGAALGLSGAEMQTVLNNPLASPFTLGISGAATLGASLAIVFQFDLPGVDSNYVISASAFVGAICATLLIQTLSRFYGASLDVVVLFGIALYFAFQSMVSLVHFMADASASQEIIFWTMGSLSRANWDKIGIVAVTLALCLPLSMRQSWSLTALRGGEDHARSLGISVERLRLLVLLRVSLLAAVAVSFVGEIAFVGLVGPHIARMALGENHKVFLPGSTLAGALSLSLASIVSKSLVPGLILPVGMVTTFVGIPLFVGLILAQRRRS; this is encoded by the coding sequence GTGATCGCCGCCGCGTCGGGTGATTCTCTTGCCGCGGGCTACCGCCGCTACCTGCTGGCGCGGCTGCTCGTCATTGCGGGCTTCGCCGCCGCGCTGGTGCTGTCCTTCCTGTTCGATGTCGCGACGGGTCCGTCGACCTTCCCCGTCGGCGACATCGTCACGGGTCTGCTCGAGCCTTCGGCGCTGGATGCTGGCAAGCAGGTCATCCTCTGGGACGTGCGCCTGCCGTATGCGGTGATGGCGGTGCTGGTGGGGGCGGCGTTGGGCCTCTCGGGCGCCGAGATGCAGACGGTGCTGAACAACCCGCTGGCCAGCCCCTTCACGCTGGGCATCTCGGGGGCCGCGACACTGGGGGCCTCGCTGGCGATCGTGTTCCAGTTCGATCTCCCCGGGGTGGATTCGAACTACGTGATTTCGGCCAGCGCCTTCGTGGGGGCGATCTGCGCCACCCTCCTCATCCAGACCTTGTCGCGGTTCTACGGCGCATCGCTCGACGTCGTGGTCCTGTTCGGGATCGCGCTCTACTTCGCCTTCCAATCCATGGTCTCGCTGGTGCATTTCATGGCGGATGCCAGCGCCTCGCAGGAGATCATCTTCTGGACCATGGGCAGCCTGTCGCGCGCCAATTGGGACAAGATCGGCATCGTCGCGGTGACGCTCGCCCTCTGCCTGCCGCTGTCGATGCGCCAGAGCTGGTCCCTGACCGCGCTTCGAGGGGGCGAGGACCACGCCCGCAGCCTCGGCATCTCCGTCGAGCGACTGCGGTTGCTCGTCCTCCTGCGGGTCAGCCTGCTCGCGGCCGTGGCGGTCTCGTTCGTGGGTGAGATCGCCTTCGTGGGCCTGGTCGGGCCGCACATCGCCCGCATGGCGCTGGGCGAGAACCACAAGGTGTTCCTGCCCGGCAGCACCCTGGCGGGGGCGCTCTCACTCTCGCTCGCATCCATCGTCAGCAAGTCCCTGGTGCCGGGTCTCATCCTCCCCGTGGGCATGGTCACCACGTTCGTGGGGATTCCTTTGTTCGTCGGGCTGATCCTCGCGCAGCGGAGGCGATCGTGA
- a CDS encoding ABC transporter substrate-binding protein, which produces MPRLLLLALLLVLTPFSAHAADTLTVTDLAGRTVKVPTKVERVILGEGRYVPVLAIFDREDPLKRVVGQFGEFQRLDPAGYEQYLSRFPKLAKVPLIGNASADTFSLEKAISLSPQVAIFGLEGHGPSPSQKDVISRLEAAGIAVIFIDFRQDPLVNTPRSIELLGKVLGQQKVAADFVGFYNEQMKRVSDRIAKARKKPSVFIDNRVGLSEECCSTMVNGMMGRFVEWAGGTNLARDVVPGVHGTVSLEYLLTHQPDVYVGTAIGTAVTATKGGHQIALGARVTPDVARASLKRATSRPGISALKAVKEGRAFGVWHHFYNSPFNVAAVQAFAKWLHPDLFADVDPEATLRTLYSRFQPMELDGTYWIGLK; this is translated from the coding sequence ATGCCGCGTCTGCTTCTGCTCGCACTTCTCCTGGTGCTGACCCCCTTCTCGGCGCATGCCGCCGACACCCTCACGGTGACGGACCTCGCTGGCCGGACCGTCAAGGTGCCCACGAAGGTCGAGCGGGTGATTCTCGGCGAAGGCCGTTACGTGCCGGTGCTGGCGATCTTCGATCGCGAGGATCCCCTCAAGCGGGTCGTGGGGCAGTTCGGCGAGTTCCAGCGCCTGGATCCGGCGGGGTACGAGCAGTACCTCTCGCGCTTCCCGAAGCTGGCCAAGGTGCCGTTGATCGGCAATGCGTCGGCGGACACGTTCAGCCTCGAGAAGGCGATCTCGCTGTCGCCGCAGGTCGCGATCTTCGGTCTCGAGGGACATGGCCCGTCTCCCTCTCAGAAAGATGTCATCTCCCGGCTGGAGGCCGCCGGAATCGCCGTCATCTTCATCGACTTCCGTCAGGATCCGCTCGTCAACACGCCGCGCAGCATCGAGCTGCTGGGCAAGGTGCTGGGCCAGCAGAAGGTCGCGGCCGATTTCGTGGGCTTCTACAACGAGCAGATGAAGCGGGTCAGCGATCGCATCGCGAAGGCCCGGAAGAAGCCGTCGGTCTTCATCGACAACCGCGTCGGGCTGTCGGAGGAGTGCTGCAGCACGATGGTCAACGGCATGATGGGCCGCTTCGTCGAATGGGCTGGCGGAACCAACCTCGCGCGTGACGTGGTGCCGGGCGTCCACGGAACGGTCAGCCTGGAATACCTGCTGACCCACCAGCCCGATGTCTACGTGGGCACCGCCATTGGCACGGCGGTGACCGCCACGAAGGGCGGCCATCAGATCGCGCTGGGTGCTCGCGTCACGCCGGATGTCGCGCGTGCCTCCCTGAAGCGGGCGACCAGCCGTCCCGGCATCAGCGCGCTGAAGGCGGTCAAGGAAGGCCGTGCGTTTGGCGTGTGGCATCACTTCTACAACTCGCCCTTCAACGTCGCCGCCGTCCAGGCCTTCGCCAAATGGCTCCACCCGGACCTGTTCGCCGACGTCGATCCCGAGGCGACCCTGCGCACCCTCTACAGCCGTTTCCAGCCCATGGAGCTGGATGGCACCTACTGGATTGGATTGAAGTGA
- the mxcL gene encoding myxochelin B biosynthesis transaminase MxcL gives MDVHTNRHPSLPRPIEGKMELTNSNRLLAEAKRLVPGLTQTMMKKPEMFAPGSFPVYLARGQGALVEDVDGQQYIDYICGLGASSLGHNHPAVVDTIRKHLEEGLLHSLPTAWEVSAAKTLVEMIPGAEMARFFKTGADATSAAVRLARHVTGKEHIITVGYNGWHDHFMYDTPGVPAVLSQYTRRMPLFEEPDEAALLTAIEETGQKLAAVLLSVPFNRCLTREFMHKLRATCTAHGVLLIQDEVITGFRLAPGGAQQYFDVRADFVCLSKAIAAGMPLSAVAGPEKFLSKLADLQVSTTFGGELLSLAVCEAVLKVTREPGFTEHLANLGRRLATGINARAERVGSPLRILGYDAIPLFRFSKNPVENAKLTQPFQAAMARRGILLRRDLNFICAAHTVEQIDYTIDMAEEAMRECLQQAPATSAA, from the coding sequence ATGGACGTACACACGAACAGGCATCCGTCATTGCCCCGGCCCATCGAGGGCAAGATGGAGCTCACGAACTCCAACCGCCTGCTGGCCGAGGCGAAGCGGCTGGTGCCCGGTCTCACCCAGACGATGATGAAGAAGCCGGAGATGTTCGCGCCGGGCTCCTTCCCGGTCTACCTCGCCCGTGGGCAGGGCGCGTTGGTGGAGGACGTGGATGGTCAGCAGTACATCGACTACATCTGCGGACTGGGCGCGAGCTCGCTCGGCCACAACCACCCGGCCGTCGTGGACACCATCCGCAAGCACCTGGAGGAAGGGCTGCTGCACTCGCTGCCCACGGCCTGGGAGGTCAGCGCCGCGAAGACGTTGGTGGAGATGATCCCCGGCGCGGAGATGGCGCGCTTCTTCAAGACGGGAGCGGATGCCACCTCGGCGGCGGTGCGCCTGGCGCGCCACGTCACGGGCAAGGAGCACATCATCACGGTGGGCTACAACGGGTGGCACGACCACTTCATGTATGACACGCCGGGAGTGCCCGCGGTGCTGTCCCAGTACACGCGGCGCATGCCGCTCTTCGAGGAGCCGGACGAGGCGGCGCTGCTGACCGCCATCGAGGAGACGGGGCAGAAGCTCGCGGCGGTGCTGCTGTCGGTGCCCTTCAACCGCTGCCTCACCCGCGAGTTCATGCACAAGCTGCGCGCCACGTGCACGGCGCACGGCGTGCTGCTCATCCAGGACGAGGTCATCACCGGCTTCCGGCTGGCTCCGGGCGGTGCCCAGCAGTACTTCGACGTGCGGGCCGACTTCGTCTGTCTGTCCAAGGCGATCGCCGCGGGCATGCCGCTGTCGGCGGTGGCGGGGCCGGAGAAGTTCCTGAGCAAGCTGGCGGATCTGCAGGTGTCCACCACGTTCGGCGGCGAGCTGCTGTCGCTGGCGGTGTGCGAGGCCGTGCTGAAGGTGACCCGCGAGCCGGGCTTCACCGAGCACCTGGCGAACCTGGGCCGGCGGCTGGCCACGGGCATCAACGCCCGGGCCGAGCGCGTGGGCTCGCCGCTGCGCATCCTGGGCTATGACGCCATCCCCCTGTTCCGCTTCTCCAAGAACCCGGTGGAGAACGCGAAGCTCACCCAGCCCTTCCAGGCGGCCATGGCGCGCCGTGGCATCCTGCTGCGCCGCGACCTCAACTTCATCTGCGCGGCGCACACCGTCGAACAGATTGACTACACCATCGACATGGCCGAAGAAGCGATGCGCGAGTGCCTCCAGCAGGCCCCCGCCACCAGCGCCGCCTGA
- the mxcK gene encoding myxochelin export MFS transporter MxcK, which yields MSDSTSPKSEQRVLWLLAAVQFTHLLDFMIVMPLGPEFMRRLGISAAQFGALVSAYTLASAGMGLLGGLWLDRFDRKRTLLGLYAGFIVSTLLCGVADGHLGLFVARSVAGACAGLMSAGVQAIIGDVIPAERRGRAIGTVMSSYGLVAVAGVPLGLWLASQWGWRSPFWVIGALGSVLWLALLSTLPPVPPHPSRGPEARGGSAPVPGWTPALALGWVLTFCVVFSGFLLIPYLSPFMVGNLGLRLSDLSWVYLAGGAATLLSSRWMGRLADRFGPARVLGALLVGTLGPHLLFTHLTAAPLPAVAGVFVLFMVLTSGRAIPTLALVASRVPPALRGRYMAINMAASDGASGLGAWVGGLLLTVTPDGSLVGFSRVGWIAAGVTGCALGMLWLFDRRASAPSAVPA from the coding sequence GTGAGCGATTCCACCTCGCCGAAATCCGAGCAGCGGGTGCTCTGGCTGTTGGCGGCCGTGCAGTTCACCCACCTGCTGGACTTCATGATCGTCATGCCGCTGGGGCCGGAGTTCATGCGGCGCCTGGGCATCTCGGCCGCGCAGTTCGGGGCGTTGGTGTCCGCGTACACGCTGGCCTCCGCGGGCATGGGGTTGCTGGGCGGGCTGTGGCTGGATCGGTTCGATCGCAAGCGCACGCTGCTCGGGCTCTACGCGGGGTTCATCGTGTCCACGCTGCTGTGCGGCGTCGCGGACGGCCACCTCGGGTTGTTCGTGGCGCGCTCCGTGGCGGGGGCATGCGCGGGGCTGATGAGCGCGGGGGTGCAGGCCATCATCGGGGACGTCATCCCCGCGGAGCGCCGGGGCCGGGCCATTGGCACGGTGATGTCGTCGTATGGCCTGGTCGCGGTGGCGGGCGTGCCCCTGGGGCTGTGGCTGGCGAGTCAGTGGGGGTGGCGTTCGCCGTTCTGGGTCATCGGCGCGCTCGGGAGCGTGTTGTGGCTCGCGCTGCTGTCCACCCTGCCCCCGGTCCCTCCCCACCCGTCGAGAGGCCCTGAAGCGAGGGGCGGTTCCGCGCCCGTGCCGGGGTGGACGCCCGCCCTGGCGCTCGGGTGGGTGTTGACCTTCTGCGTGGTGTTCTCCGGCTTCCTGCTGATTCCCTATCTGAGCCCCTTCATGGTGGGCAACCTCGGGTTGCGGCTGTCGGACCTGTCCTGGGTATATCTGGCGGGCGGTGCCGCCACGTTGTTGAGCTCGCGGTGGATGGGACGGCTGGCCGATCGGTTCGGTCCGGCCCGCGTCCTGGGCGCGCTGCTGGTGGGCACCCTGGGGCCGCACCTGCTGTTCACGCACCTGACCGCGGCACCGCTGCCGGCCGTGGCGGGGGTGTTCGTGCTGTTCATGGTGCTGACGTCCGGGCGGGCCATCCCCACCCTGGCGCTGGTCGCCTCCCGGGTGCCTCCCGCGCTGCGCGGCCGCTACATGGCGATCAACATGGCGGCGAGCGATGGCGCCTCCGGGCTCGGCGCATGGGTTGGGGGCCTGTTGCTGACGGTGACGCCGGACGGCTCGCTGGTGGGGTTCAGCCGGGTGGGCTGGATCGCCGCCGGGGTGACGGGCTGCGCGCTCGGCATGCTCTGGCTGTTCGACCGGCGCGCCTCCGCTCCGAGCGCGGTGCCGGCCTGA
- a CDS encoding serine/threonine-protein kinase → MSPPASRSCPSCGNSLPPGAVACPLHGPLLELPEDALPTAEDDALVGQRLGEYRVLRCIGRGGMGVVYEAEHVTIGRRVALKLLREDHARSPHARNLLAEARAAGSIQHRGIIDVFGIGQEPGIGQYLVMEYLEGEPLSHVIARCAPLPPARVVELLGEVLDALSAAHARGVIHRDLKPSNIFVVREVDGTELVKVLDFGLAKHSTQPDGTASQTRSDLIVGTPHYMAPEQALSEAVSPRTDLYAVGVIAFEMLTGRRPFPGRSSMEIVAHHLKSPAIRPSSYVVLPHRLDDLVLQLLAKEPWQRPGSASEVAREMRALLQEQEGPGSTSGKPSPSLDEVKPAPALAFLEDATLQGPSADSGSPSGEHQKPPVTPTPMQSLATPTPMQSLATPTPLVREHQPPPARGARWSQGLMAGGLLVLSLGGVSLLGRGPSSVAPVAQVPAVAGERPAPAPADPLPAAVTPEPEPRSTPEASSPRPEASAPAKSPPLVARKTPRQTPARVVTGSTGESPAPRPAVPPARDQATREPPVTSTTGTLYLTVKGAWAHVWVDGEMLGRVPPLHRYVLTAGEHELELRNPGIKPHRQKIVISPSETLTYTTQLEPLEMASPLP, encoded by the coding sequence ATGAGCCCGCCTGCCTCTCGTTCCTGTCCGAGCTGCGGCAACTCCCTGCCTCCGGGGGCGGTGGCGTGCCCTCTGCACGGCCCCCTCTTGGAGTTACCGGAGGACGCGCTGCCCACGGCGGAGGATGACGCGCTCGTGGGTCAGCGGCTCGGCGAGTACCGGGTGCTCCGGTGCATCGGCCGCGGGGGCATGGGCGTCGTCTACGAGGCCGAGCACGTGACCATCGGCCGCAGGGTGGCTCTCAAGCTGCTGCGTGAGGATCACGCCCGGAGCCCCCACGCGAGGAATCTGCTGGCCGAGGCCCGGGCCGCGGGCTCCATCCAACACCGCGGCATCATCGACGTCTTCGGCATCGGCCAGGAGCCGGGCATCGGCCAGTACCTCGTCATGGAGTACCTCGAAGGCGAGCCGCTCAGCCACGTCATCGCGCGGTGCGCCCCCCTGCCGCCCGCCCGGGTCGTGGAGTTGCTCGGCGAGGTGCTCGATGCGCTCTCGGCCGCCCATGCCCGGGGCGTCATCCACCGCGATCTCAAGCCGAGCAACATCTTCGTCGTGCGGGAGGTGGACGGCACGGAGCTCGTCAAGGTGCTCGACTTCGGGCTCGCCAAGCACAGCACCCAGCCCGATGGCACCGCGTCCCAGACACGCTCGGATCTGATCGTCGGCACGCCCCACTACATGGCTCCGGAGCAGGCCCTGAGCGAAGCGGTGAGCCCCCGGACCGACTTGTACGCGGTGGGCGTCATCGCCTTCGAGATGTTGACCGGGCGGAGGCCCTTCCCGGGTCGTTCCTCCATGGAGATCGTGGCCCATCACCTGAAGAGCCCGGCGATCAGACCTTCTTCCTACGTGGTGTTGCCTCACCGGCTCGATGATCTCGTCCTCCAGTTGCTCGCCAAGGAGCCCTGGCAACGTCCGGGCTCGGCCAGCGAGGTGGCCCGGGAGATGAGGGCCCTGCTCCAGGAGCAGGAGGGGCCCGGGAGCACCAGCGGCAAGCCTTCGCCCTCCCTCGACGAGGTGAAGCCCGCCCCCGCCCTCGCCTTCCTGGAGGACGCGACCCTCCAGGGGCCGTCCGCTGACTCCGGGTCCCCCTCCGGTGAGCACCAGAAGCCCCCCGTGACGCCAACGCCCATGCAGTCCCTGGCGACACCAACGCCCATGCAGTCCCTGGCGACGCCAACGCCCCTGGTGCGGGAGCACCAGCCCCCGCCCGCGCGAGGTGCGCGTTGGAGTCAGGGCCTGATGGCGGGCGGCCTGCTGGTCCTCTCGCTCGGGGGAGTCTCGCTTCTGGGCCGCGGACCTTCCTCCGTGGCGCCGGTGGCACAGGTGCCGGCCGTGGCCGGAGAGCGCCCCGCTCCCGCTCCGGCGGACCCACTGCCCGCCGCCGTCACGCCCGAGCCCGAGCCCCGGTCCACCCCGGAAGCGTCCTCGCCGCGCCCGGAGGCGTCCGCCCCGGCGAAGTCCCCTCCCCTCGTGGCGAGGAAGACGCCCCGCCAGACTCCCGCGCGCGTCGTGACGGGCTCCACCGGGGAGTCACCCGCCCCACGGCCCGCCGTTCCGCCCGCCAGGGACCAGGCCACCCGGGAGCCCCCGGTGACGAGCACCACGGGAACGCTCTACCTCACCGTCAAGGGCGCCTGGGCCCATGTCTGGGTGGATGGAGAGATGCTCGGGCGGGTGCCACCCCTGCACCGTTACGTGTTGACCGCGGGCGAGCATGAGCTCGAGCTGCGCAATCCCGGCATCAAGCCCCACCGGCAGAAGATCGTCATCTCCCCGAGCGAAACCCTGACCTACACCACCCAACTCGAACCCCTCGAAATGGCCTCCCCCCTGCCATGA
- a CDS encoding substrate-binding domain-containing protein, translating into MDGPDGTRHSAFASHVLAPIFARLQLQHPKLEVELVTETRLLNLERREADLVFRFRRFEEAHVVQKKITHIAYEAYASRDYLERRGRPDSSTGGAGHGLITMDAAFNHLADVGWLTGRLPEARITGRSNSRDVQARMCAAGGGLAVLPRQLGEAMPGLVRVDLGEPPPGRDIWVGYHRDFQRHPRLRVLLAATESALASTPGAGPRGATARRP; encoded by the coding sequence TTGGATGGGCCGGACGGTACGCGCCACTCCGCCTTCGCCAGCCACGTCCTGGCGCCCATCTTCGCCCGGCTCCAACTCCAGCATCCGAAGTTGGAGGTGGAGCTCGTCACGGAGACGCGGCTGTTGAACCTCGAGCGCCGGGAAGCCGACCTCGTCTTCCGCTTCCGCCGCTTCGAGGAAGCGCACGTCGTGCAGAAGAAGATCACGCACATCGCCTACGAGGCCTATGCCTCCCGGGACTACCTGGAGCGGCGAGGGCGCCCGGACTCCTCCACGGGCGGTGCGGGCCATGGGCTCATCACCATGGACGCGGCGTTCAACCACCTGGCGGACGTGGGCTGGCTCACGGGACGGCTGCCCGAGGCGCGAATCACCGGGCGCAGCAACAGCCGCGACGTACAGGCGAGGATGTGCGCCGCGGGAGGGGGACTCGCGGTGCTGCCCCGTCAGCTGGGAGAAGCCATGCCCGGCCTGGTGCGGGTGGACCTCGGCGAGCCGCCTCCCGGCCGGGACATCTGGGTGGGCTATCACCGGGACTTCCAACGCCATCCCCGGCTGCGCGTCCTCCTGGCGGCCACCGAGTCCGCCCTCGCGTCCACCCCGGGTGCGGGGCCCCGAGGAGCCACCGCGCGGCGCCCCTGA
- a CDS encoding tRNA-uridine aminocarboxypropyltransferase, with the protein MSPRVPPRPRCDRCNLPRHLCLCAELPRVETRTRFLLLQHVVEIPKKSNTGRVAALALANSRLLTYGAPAEPLDTALLSEPGTWLLYPDGPTAPPDAPAPRQLVVLDASWSQARRMTQRLPSLRTLPRLVLPPPTPGMLRLREPTHPSGMSTLDAIARAVAMLEGPEAAEPLERLAALRVQRIADCGTLM; encoded by the coding sequence ATGTCTCCCCGAGTCCCACCCCGGCCCCGCTGTGACCGCTGCAACCTCCCGCGGCACCTGTGCCTGTGTGCCGAGCTCCCCCGGGTGGAGACGCGCACCCGGTTCCTCCTCCTCCAGCACGTGGTGGAGATCCCGAAGAAGAGCAACACCGGGCGGGTGGCCGCGCTGGCCCTCGCGAACTCCAGGCTGCTCACCTATGGCGCACCGGCCGAGCCCCTCGACACCGCCCTGCTCTCCGAGCCCGGCACCTGGCTGCTCTACCCCGATGGCCCCACCGCGCCGCCGGACGCCCCCGCGCCCAGGCAACTGGTGGTGCTGGACGCGAGCTGGTCGCAGGCCCGGCGGATGACCCAGCGGCTCCCCTCGCTCCGGACGCTCCCCCGGCTGGTGCTGCCTCCACCCACGCCCGGGATGCTCCGGCTCCGCGAGCCCACGCACCCCTCTGGAATGTCCACCCTGGATGCGATCGCCCGCGCGGTGGCGATGCTCGAGGGACCAGAGGCGGCTGAGCCGCTGGAGCGGCTGGCCGCGCTTCGGGTGCAACGGATCGCCGACTGCGGGACGCTGATGTAG
- a CDS encoding alanine/glycine:cation symporter family protein, with the protein MARVILGRHRTGGIVLEQVLAFAKAASDFIWGPYLLIPLLLSTGLFLTVRLRGVQFRELGHSLWLAFVVRREPGAQGDISHFQALMTALAATVGTGNIVGVATAIALGGPGAVFWMWMTGLVGMATKYAEALLSVRYRITDARGEQAGGPMYYLSRGIPSRLGRVLGWLFAFFAAIAAFGIGNMVQSNSVASALHTSFGVPQWVSGLAIALLAGAVILGGIKSIGRFTELFVPVMIGAYMLGSGVVIVLHLERVPAVFGLIFSEAFSGTAAVGGFTGASLVAGIRYGVARGIFSNESGLGSAGIAAAAAQTRQPVVQALVSMTQTFIDTLVVCTFTAVAILSTGAWTSGANGAALTQMAFRDGLPGNWGGWIVALSLTMFAFSTILGWSYYGEKSIEYILGARSVLPYRLIFVVASFFGALYSLDFVWTLSDVMNGLMALPNLVGLLLLSGVIAAETREYLARKHHGSAS; encoded by the coding sequence GTGGCCCGTGTCATCCTCGGCCGCCATCGCACGGGAGGCATCGTCTTGGAGCAGGTCCTCGCATTCGCCAAAGCAGCTTCGGACTTCATCTGGGGGCCGTACCTTCTCATCCCATTGCTGCTCAGCACGGGCCTCTTCCTCACGGTGCGGCTGCGAGGCGTGCAGTTCCGGGAGCTGGGTCACTCCCTGTGGCTCGCCTTCGTGGTGCGCCGCGAGCCGGGGGCCCAGGGTGACATCTCTCACTTCCAGGCGCTGATGACGGCGCTGGCCGCGACGGTGGGCACCGGCAACATCGTCGGCGTGGCCACCGCCATCGCGCTCGGCGGGCCGGGGGCCGTCTTCTGGATGTGGATGACGGGCCTCGTCGGCATGGCGACGAAGTACGCCGAGGCGCTGCTCTCGGTGCGCTACCGCATCACCGACGCGCGGGGCGAGCAGGCGGGTGGCCCCATGTACTACCTCAGCCGCGGGATTCCCTCCCGGCTCGGACGGGTGCTCGGCTGGCTCTTCGCCTTCTTCGCGGCCATCGCCGCTTTTGGCATTGGCAACATGGTGCAGTCCAACTCCGTGGCGTCTGCCCTGCACACCTCGTTCGGCGTGCCCCAGTGGGTGAGCGGCCTGGCCATCGCGCTGCTCGCGGGCGCCGTCATCCTGGGGGGCATCAAGTCCATTGGCCGCTTCACCGAGCTCTTCGTGCCGGTGATGATCGGCGCGTACATGCTCGGCTCGGGCGTGGTCATCGTGCTGCACCTGGAGCGCGTGCCCGCGGTCTTCGGCCTCATCTTCTCCGAGGCGTTCAGCGGGACGGCCGCGGTGGGCGGCTTCACGGGAGCGTCGCTCGTGGCGGGAATCCGCTATGGCGTGGCCCGGGGCATCTTCTCCAACGAGTCGGGGCTTGGCTCGGCGGGCATCGCGGCGGCGGCGGCCCAGACGCGCCAGCCCGTCGTCCAGGCCCTGGTGTCCATGACCCAGACGTTCATCGATACCCTCGTCGTCTGCACCTTCACCGCGGTGGCCATCCTCTCGACGGGGGCGTGGACCTCGGGCGCCAATGGCGCGGCGCTGACGCAGATGGCCTTTCGTGACGGACTGCCGGGCAACTGGGGCGGGTGGATCGTCGCCCTCAGCCTGACGATGTTCGCCTTCTCGACCATCCTTGGCTGGAGCTATTACGGCGAGAAGAGCATCGAGTACATCCTCGGGGCGCGCTCGGTGCTGCCCTACCGCCTGATCTTCGTGGTGGCCTCGTTCTTCGGGGCGCTCTACAGCCTGGACTTCGTCTGGACGCTCTCGGACGTGATGAACGGGTTGATGGCGCTGCCCAACCTCGTTGGGCTGCTGCTGCTCAGCGGCGTCATCGCGGCCGAGACGCGCGAGTACCTGGCACGCAAGCATCACGGGTCCGCGTCCTAG